From Penicillium psychrofluorescens genome assembly, chromosome: 1, one genomic window encodes:
- a CDS encoding uncharacterized protein (ID:PFLUO_001923-T1.cds;~source:funannotate), with protein sequence MSNFDIDDVLPELSLNEKVSLLSGIDGWHTAAIPRLGIPSIRTSDGPNGVRGTRFFNGVPAACLPCATALGASFDTELIFSLGKLLGLECKAKGAHVLLGPTINIQRSPLGGRGFESFSEDPVLSGSLAAAYCLGVQSEDVIPTPKHLVCNDQEHERVAVSTLVTERALREIYLLPFQLAIAGANPGALMTSYNKVNGCHASENPDLLQDIVRKDWNYKGLIMSDWFGTYSVSEAVNAGLDLEMPGPSRFRGPGLVHAVTSNKVSERTINNRVRAVLEMVKLAAKSNIPEDSPETQRDLPEDRKLLRRAAAEAVVLLKNDDQVLPLDPKKRTLVMGPNAKIAVYCGGGSAALPAYYAVTPLEGITECCTVGVDFTQGVCGHKELPLLGQQLKTKDGRPGYIFRVFTEPSSNKDRQAVDELHMTNSSVFLMDYKHPKVHSDVYYITMEGIFEPTESGIYDFGLSVAGTGELFIDEELIIDNKTKQRQGTSFFGIGTPEERGSRYLEANQRYKVFVDFGTAPTSNMKLHGVVSFGPGGLRVGACRQMDTERAIQEAVDLAKTVDQVVMVAGLSGEWESEGFDRPHMDLPPMSDQLIDRVLAVQPNAVVVVQSGTPVAMPWARRTKALLHAWYGGNEVGNGIADVIFGNSGKLPVTFPECIEQNPAYLTYRSERGRVLYGEDIYVGYRYYEKTKVQPLFPFGYGLSYTSFRLSGLSASQPLEKLNRIKEEVIEVSVSVENTGSCSGAEVVQVYVSPPSTSSVGRPVRELKGFKKVTLQPGATQEILIAIPLGLATSFWDESLSAWLSEAGEYTVTVVGTGKDNSLSAGLDIAHTREWSGLLGPAIQSPSLQVNGTHKEDVKCV encoded by the exons ATGTCAAACTTTGACATTGACGACGTGCTCCCAGAGCTTTCTCTGAATGAGAAAGTTTCCCTGCTTTCAG GTATCGACGGTTGGCATACAGCCGCAATACCACGACTAGGAATCCCGTCAATCCGTACGTCAGACGGACCAAATGGAGTCCGAGGCACTCGCTTCTTCAACGGAGTTCCCGCAGCATGTTTACCCTGCGCCACAGCTTTAGGCGCTTCATTCGACACTgagctcatcttctctcttgGAAAGCTTCTGGGACTGGAATGCAAAGCGAAAGGGGCGCATGTGCTCCTCGGTCCAACTATCAATATCCAACGAAGTCCGCTGGGAGGACGTGGGTTTGAATCCTTTTCGGAAGACCCTGTTCTTTCCGGCTCCTTGGCTGCTGCTTACTGCTTGGGAGTGCAGAGTGAGGATGTCATTCCGACCCCAAAGCACCTTGTGTGCAATGACCAAGAGCATGAGCGTGTGGCTGTGAGCACACTCGTCACTGAGCGAGCACTGCGAGAAATCTATCTACTTCCATTTCAGTTAGCTATTGCTGGTGCCAACCCCGGGGCCCTCATGACATCGTACAATAAGGTCAATGGGTGCCATGCCAGCGAGAATCCGGATTTACTTCAAGATATTGTTCGAAAGGACTGGAATTACAAAGGACTGATAATGAGCGACTG GTTTGGGACATATAGTGTGTCGGAGGCTGTGAATGCCGGCTTGGACCTTGAAATGCCAGGTCCATCTCGCTTTCGAGGCCCGGGATTGGTACATGCTGTCACCTCGAACAAAGTCTCTGAGAGGACTATCAACAACCGAGTTCGCGCCGTGCTTGAGATGGTCAAACTAGCAGCCAAGTCAAACATCCCGGAAGACTCGCCCGAAACCCAACGGGATCTTCCTGAAGACAGAAAATTGCTTCGCAGAGCCGCCGCTGAGGCGGTCGTCCTTCTGAAAAACGATGATCAAGTTCTGCCCCTGGAcccgaagaaaagaacacTCGTGATGGGGCCCAATGCGAAGATTGCAGTCTACTGTGGTGGAGGCTCGGCGGCTCTCCCGGCGTACTATGCGGTGACACCGTTGGAGGGGATCACAGAATGCTGCACTGTAGGTGTTGATTTCACGCAGGGAGTGTGCGGCCATAAAGAGCTGCCACTTCTGGGACAACAGTTAAAGACCAAGGACGGCCGCCCTGGTTACATATTTCGAGTGTTCACCGAGCCTTCCAGCAACAAGGACCGACAAGCAGTCGACGAGTTGCATATGACCAATAGCTCTGTGTTTTTGATGGACTACAAGCATCCGAAGGTTCACTCAGACGTTTATTACATCACCATGGAGGGTATATTTGAGCCCACGGAGAGCGGCATCTATGATTTTGGCCTCTCAGTAGCCGGCACCGGAGAACTCTTCATTGATGAGGAGCTTATAATCGACAACAAGACCAAGCAGCGGCAGGGCACATCTTTTTTTGGGATTGGGACTCCAGAGGAGCGCGGCTCCAGATATCTCGAAGCTAATCAGCGATACAAAGTCTTTGTTGATTTCGGCACTGCCCCGACTTCCAACATGAAGTTGCACGGAGTGGTCTCATTTGGACCGGGAGGATTGCGAGTGGGAGCATGTCGCCAGATGGACACCGAACGTGCCATTCAAGAGGCCGTTGACCTTGCAAAGACGGTTGATCAGGTAGTGATGGTTGCCGGACTGAGTGGTGAATGGGAGAGCGAAGGATTTGACCGACCACACATGGATCTCCCACCAATGTCCGATCAACTGATTGATAGGGTTCTTGCCGTCCAGCCAAAcgcagtggtggtggtgcaaAGTGGTACACCCGTGGCAATGCCATGGGCTCGACGCACGAAAGCTTTGCTGCACGCTTGGTACGGCGGGAATGAAGTCGGAAATGGCATCGCGGATGTCATCTTTGGGAAC TCCGGAAAACTACCGGTCACTTTCCCAGAGTGCATCGAGCAGAATCCCGCGTACTTGACGTATCGCTCTGAACGGGGAAGGGTGCTATACGGCGAGGACATCTACGTCGGCTACCGTTATTACGAAAAGACTAAAGTGCAGCCCCTCTTCCCATTTGGATACGGCCTGTCCTATACGTCCTTCCGTCTCTCGGGACTTTCCGCCTCCCAGCCCTTGGAGAAACTCAACAGAATCAAGGAGGAAGTCATCGAGGTGTCAGTTTCAGTAGAAAACACTGGGTCCTGCAGTGGTGCAGAGGTCGTTCAGGTATATGTTTCTCCGCCTTCAACTTCCAGTGTTGGGCGTCCTGTGAGAGAGCTCAAGGGCTTCAAGAAAGTTACACTGCAGCCTGGTGCGACGCAGGAGATTCTGATAGCCATTCCCCTCGGTCTGGCGACAAGTTTCTGGGACGAGAGCCTTTCGGCTTGGCTCAGTGAGGCTGGTGAATATACAGTCACCGTGGTCGGAACTGGGAAGGACAACTCTCTCTCGGCTGGGTTGGACATTGCTCACACAAGGGAATGGAGTGGCTTGCTTGGACCTGCGATCCAGAGCCCGTCTTTGCAAGTTAACGGCACTCACAAGGAGGATGTCAAATGTGTCTAA
- a CDS encoding uncharacterized protein (ID:PFLUO_001924-T1.cds;~source:funannotate), which translates to MLDLRALPAFDPASLAILKRLDDLEVLIQSKPQDPSPLAFPGDFPSTSPSNPLGDGDLSSAATGQRTQRKLPLITIEAALEWPVFDDYDFSRKVHLLNPPEENIHQAGLPISVDVDLHEADSLLRRFFDDVHIFNPTLEEEDLLIYAHGSIARPLVKNGPGVPSALFHQSKSFLQAEAYFCAAQKRMGPLLGSSGVIEAQCFFLAGVYLMTTLRPIAAWRMFVQALACCQGFSILRRNDPSYEDEGNTKQTIYWTCFKSELELRLELNVSQTGVLDLSYPTLFPSPPDRLKTKDEAAWYFYLAEIALRRLKNRILDTLYRHDAAFNIEYAIHDFEEQTDAW; encoded by the exons ATGCTCGACCTTCGTGCGCTTCCTGC ATTCGATCCTGCGAGTCTCGCCATTCTGAAGCGACTCGATGATCTGGAAGTTCTGATCCAAAGCAAACCACAGGACCCATCTCCTTTGGCTTTCCCCGGGGACTTTCCATCGACATCGCCGTCTAACCCTCTCGGTGATGGCGACTTGAGCTCCGCGGCAACCGGCCAAAGAACTCAGCGGAAACTACCTCTCATCACCATTGAGGCCGCTCTGGAATGGCCTGTCTTTGATGACTACGACTTCAGTCGAAAAGTCCATTTGCTGAATCCCCCCGAAGAAAACATACATCAAGCAGGACTCCCGATCTCGGTTGACGTTGACCTCCACGAAGCCGACAGCCTGCTTAGGAGGTTCTTTGATGATGTGCACATCTTCAATCCCAccctggaagaggaggat CTTCTGATTTATGCCCATGGCTCGATTGCAAGACCACTTGTGAAGAACGGACCAGGAGTACCCTCAGCTTTATTCCACCAGTCGAAATCGTTCCTTCAAGCCGAAGCATACTTTTGCGCTGCGCAAAAGCGTATGGGCCCGTTGCTGGGCAGCAGTGGTGTGATAGAAGCACAGTGCTTCTTTCTGGCCGGTGTATATCTCATGACAACATTGCGACCAATCGCGGCATGGAGAATGTTTGTGCAAGCACTGGCCTGCTGCCAGGGGTTCTCCATCCTGCGCCGGAATGATCCTAGCTACGAAGATGAAGGGAATACTAAACAGACGATTTACTGGACTTGCTTCAAATCTGAGCT AGAACTCCGGCTGGAGTTGAATGTTTCACAAACAGGTGTTTTGGATCTCAGCTATCCAACCTtatttccttctccaccgGACCGACTGAAAACAAAGGACGAAGCCGCCTGGTACTTCTATCTCGCCGAAATTGCTTTACGAAGGCTCAAAAATCGCATTCTGGACACTCTGTACAGACATGACGCCGCATTCAACATTGAATATGCCATCCATGATTTTGAGGAGCAAACAGATGCATGGTAG
- a CDS encoding uncharacterized protein (ID:PFLUO_001925-T1.cds;~source:funannotate), translating to MGQTDDKPMAEVQHVDDSRPGEWSLESVLPKNGKPWYKQRHFLLLNLGMIIPYLSSTTNGYDGSMLNGLQSMSQWQNFFDNPAGTRLGSLSNGVIFGQILAFPIAPWLCDHTGRRFPIFIGSALLVIGAVLQCAAQNYAMFLVSRMIIGFGGLIAVEASPMLVSELAFPTHRSVLVGYYNNLWYLGSMLAAWVTYGTYFMGPNTSWAWRIPSLLQGAFPLLQVVFVYMLPESPRYLVQKDRHEDARKVLVKYHAGGDDESPLVDYEMKEIILQIQAAKSGSKTGYREFLSTRGNMHRLFIIIAVPCMMQLSGNGLIAYYLHLILNSIGLTSDPQQLRINGGLAVFNLGVSLALASLMEVAGRRRLFLFSTVGMLTCYVIWTILSAINQERGFHDSSLGTGVVVMIFMYQFFYNAGLNGPPWVYVTEVLPTHLRAKGTNIMQIASTCVLIFNGYANPVAMGAISWRYYIVYCCVIAVEIVLVYFWFPETKGHSLEEVALIFDGEQAFGIDSKEERSGDA from the coding sequence ATGGGCCAGACAGACGACAAGCCAATGGCTGAAGTCCAGCATGTCGATGACAGCCGCCCCGGCGAATGGAGCCTTGAAAGCGTGCTGCCAAAGAACGGCAAGCCGTGGTATAAGCAGCGTCATTTCCTTCTGCTCAACCTGGGAATGATCATTCCCTATCTATCTTCGACTACCAACGGCTACGATGGATCGATGCTCAACGGTCTTCAGTCTATGAGCCAATGGCAGAACTTTTTCGACAACCCAGCCGGTACTCGGCTGGGCTCTCTGTCGAACGGGGTGATCTTCGGCCAGATTCTGGCTTTTCCAATTGCCCCGTGGCTATGCGACCACACCGGTCGACGGTTTCCCATCTTTATCGGATCGGCTCTCCTGGTCATCGGGGCAGTCCTTCAATGTGCCGCACAGAACTACGCCATGTTTCTGGTTTCCCGCATGATTATTGGCTTTGGAGGTCTCATTGCGGTGGAGGCATCCCCGATGTTGGTCAGCGAACTTGCGTTCCCGACTCATCGTTCTGTCCTGGTGGGCTACTATAACAACTTGTGGTATCTAGGTTCCATGTTAGCTGCCTGGGTCACATATGGAACGTACTTCATGGGGCCGAACAcatcatgggcatggcgGATTCCCTCGCTCCTGCAAGGTGCTTTTCCGTTGCTCCAGGTGGTCTTTGTTTACATGCTTCCAGAGTCACCGCGGTACCTTGTGCAAAAGGATCGCCATGAAGACGCCCGGAAGGTGCTGGTCAAGTACCACGCCGGTGGAGACGACGAGTCGCCACTGGTAGACtacgagatgaaggaaatcATCCTGCAAATCCAAGCCGCCAAATCCGGCTCGAAAACTGGCTACCGCGAGTTTCTCAGCACACGCGGCAATATGCATCGCTTgttcatcatcatcgcagTGCCCTGCATGATGCAGCTATCTGGCAACGGTCTGATCGCCTACTACCTCCACCTCATCCTGAACTCGATCGGCCTCACCTCGGAcccgcagcagctgcgcATCAATGGCGGCCTGGCAGTGTTCAACCTCGGAGTGTCGCTTGCACTGGCCTCCCTGATGGAAGTGGCTGGTCGCCGAAGGctgttcctcttctccacgGTGGGAATGCTGACCTGCTACGTGATCTGGACAATTCTCTCGGCCATCAACCAGGAACGGGGCTTCCACGACAGTTCCCTCGGAACTGGAGTTGTCGTCATGATCTTTATGTACCAATTCTTCTATAACGCAGGTCTCAATGGTCCGCCTTGGGTCTATGTTACCGAGGTACTGCCTACTCATCTTCGAGCCAAGGGCACGAACATCATGCAGATTGCATCCACTTGTGTTCTGATCTTTAATGGATATGCAAATCCTGTTGCAATGGGTGCGATCAGCTGGAGATATTATATTGTTTATTGTTGTGTGATTGCTGTGGAAATTGTCCTTGTTTACTTTTGGTTCCCGGAGACTAAGGGTCAcagtctggaagaagttGCGTTGATCTTTGACGGGGAGCAAGCTTTTGGTATCGActccaaggaagaaagatcGGGTGATGCCTGA
- a CDS encoding uncharacterized protein (ID:PFLUO_001926-T1.cds;~source:funannotate) → MGWFDGRSSTTRSNRASSPKLSYVRRKASPQRSKSDYSTYHSRHSAPSLFNLGRSGGRSSPAASMFSAFSSSSRRARPREGFVQRMIHSIKRLLRDIYRYMRRHPIKVLLLVVVPLLTSGVLPKLLGMVGLRLPPGVLHALGGSAANPGHGGIGGGLGGLSGLGGAGGMGGKGLSELVGLAKMFV, encoded by the coding sequence ATGGGCTGGTTCGATGGCCGCTCTTCTACAACCCGGTCCAACCGCGCCTCCTCCCCCAAACTCTCCTACGTCCGCCGCAAAGCCTCACCCCAGCGCAGCAAATCCGACTACTCAACTTACCACTCGCGGCACTCTGCCCCCTCACTCTTCAACCtcggccgcagcggcggaCGCTCCAGTCCCGCCGCATCGATGTTCTCGGCCTTttcatcctcctcgcgcCGAGCCCGGCCGCGCGAGGGCTTCGTGCAGCGCATGATTCATTCCATCAAGCGTCTGCTGCGCGATATCTACCGCTACATGCGCCGGCACCCGATCAAGGTCCTTTTGCTGGTCGTGGTTCCGCTGCTGACGAGTGGTGTTCTGCCGAAGTTGCTTGGGATGGTTGGGCTGAGACTCCCGCCGGGCGTATTGCATGCTTTAGGGGGAAGTGCGGCGAACCCGGGACACGGTGGGATTGGGGGTGGGTTGGGTGGATTGAGTGGATTGGGAGGTGCGGGTGGCATGGGTGGGAAGGGCTTGTCCGAGCTGGTTGGTCTGGCGAAGATGTTTGTTTAA
- a CDS encoding uncharacterized protein (ID:PFLUO_001927-T1.cds;~source:funannotate), giving the protein MSKAPDYYQVLGVAQDATYQQIRGAYKRESLKSHPDRVPADSPERPERTRKFQEINDAYYTLSDPTRRREYDEARAYAEAEEEVEEEAVPPGGFPWSSFGFGSREREERDTDQFGTVFEEMLREEGMASDEDGRARPTSRFWAVVGGVSGGAIGFIAANLPGAVAGAVAGNRLGAVRDAKGKSVYEVFLDLPGDDRARLLKELAAKMFQTTLGR; this is encoded by the exons ATGTCGA AAGCTCCGGATTACT ACCAAGTTCTGGGCGTGGCCCAAGATGCCACCTACCAACAGATCCGCGGCGCATACAAGAG AGAATCCCTAAAGTCCCACCCCGACCGCGTCCCCGCCGACTCGCCCGAGCGCCCGGAGCGGACACGCAAGTTCCAAGAAATCAACGACGCCTACTACACGCTATCGGACCCAACCCGCCGGCGCGAGTATGACGAAGCCCGTGCCtacgccgaggccgaggaggaagtcgaagaggaagcggtGCCGCCCGGCGGCTTTCCATGGTCGAGTTTCGGCTTTGGGTcgcgcgagcgcgaggagcgcgaTACCGACCAGTTTGGGACTGTGTTTGAGGAGATGTTGCGTGAGGAAGGAATGGCcagtgatgaggatggacgGGCTCGTCCCACGTCGCGGTTCTGGGCTGTTGTTGGAGGCGTTAGTGGCGGTGCGATCGGCTTCATTGCGGCCAATCTCCCGGgggctgtggctggtgccGTTGCTGGGAATCGTCTCGGGGCTGTGCGCGATGCCAAGGGCAAAAGTGTCTATGAGGTTTTCTTGGACCTACCGGGGGACGATCGGGCGCGACTGTTGAAAGAGttggcggcgaagatgttTCAGACCACACTGGGACGGTAG
- a CDS encoding uncharacterized protein (ID:PFLUO_001928-T1.cds;~source:funannotate): MTEAASIYPPLEKRPMKGVICLFDVDETLTKARRSATPEMLALLSNLRHKCAIGYVGGSNLVKQQEQLGTSAIDVTTLFDFCFPENGLMAFRQGKPLASTSFIEWLGEEKYQDLADFCLKYIASTKLPKKRGTFVEFRNGMINVSPIGRNASVEERDEFQAYDAIHHIRRDMVAALKKEFPDWGLTFSIGGQISFDVFPTGWDKTFCLQHVEAEKNISGAEYTQIHFFGDKCFPGGNDNEIYEDPRTIGHAVEDPDHTMQLIKELFQL; this comes from the exons ATGACTGAAGCTGCCAGTATCTATCCTCCGCTGGAGAAGCGCCCCATGAAGGGTGTGATCTGCCTCTTCGATGTCGACGAGACCCTCACCAAGGCTCGGCGG TCTGCCACCCCGGAGATGCTCGCGCTGCTCTCAAATCTGCGGCACAAGTGCGCCATTGGATAC GTCGGTGGCTCCAATCTGGTCAAGCAGCAGGAACAACTAGGAACAAGCGCAATCGATGTCACCACCCTCTTCGACTTTTGTTTCCCGGAGAACGGCCTGATGGCCTTCCGTCAGGGCAAGCCACTGGCCAGCACCAGCTTCATTGAGTGGCTCGGCGAGGAGAAATACCAGGATCTGGCGGACTTTTGCCTCAAGTATATTGCCAGCACCAAGCTGCCCAAGAAGCGTGGTACCTTTGTGGAGTTCCGGAATGGCATGATCAACGTCAGCCCCATTGGCCGTAATGCCAGCGTGGAGGAGCGGGATGAGTTTCAAGC GTATGATGCGATCCACCATATCCGCCGAGACATGGTGGCAGCACTGAAGAAGGAGTTCCCCGACTGGGGGCTCAC TTTCTCTATTGGCGGCCAAATCTCCTTCGACGTCTTCCCAACAGGCTGGGACAAGACATTCTGCCTGCAGCACGTCGAagcggagaagaacatcTCCGGCGCCGAGTATACGCAAATCCACTTCTTCGGCGACAAGTGCTTCCCCGGTGGGAACGACAACGAGATCTACGAGGACCCGCGTACAATCGGCCATGCGGTCGAGGACCCCGACCACACCATGCAGCTCATCAAGGAGCTCTTCCAGCTTTAG
- a CDS encoding uncharacterized protein (ID:PFLUO_001929-T1.cds;~source:funannotate), with protein MTAAQVAEAGVEVEDEEEEGAVVEVEAVAAVEVVAAEVAVEVEVEVVEEEVVEEEVVEEEVMEEAEAVEAMAEDGLSQERCGFLERSAWMVLSITRQLSTSSVMIPGFMAKP; from the exons ATGACGGCGGCCCAGGTGGCGGAGGCCggggtggaggtggaggacgaggaggaggagggggccgtggtggaggtggaggccgtggcggcggtggaggtcgtggcggcggaggtcgcggtggaggtggaggtggaggtcgtggaggaggaggtcgtggaggaggaggtcgtggaggaggaggtcatggaggaggcggaggccgtggaggccaTGGCGGAGGATG GACTGTCACAAGAACGGTGCGGGTTTTTGGAACGGAGTGCGTGGATGGTCTTGAGCATCACCCGGCAGCTTTCAACAAGCAGCGTGATGATTCCGGGGTTTATGGCCAAGCCCTGA
- a CDS encoding uncharacterized protein (ID:PFLUO_001930-T1.cds;~source:funannotate), whose translation MSESEKKVQVEASSQATGEQSPKAKKFKAVHRPTSESSSFWEKHDGKLVTSLKKYFDSGEYSDIKICSTEREFKVHKLVVCGQSEYFARAFNGNGNWVEKEEKAIYLKEDHPRAVLAMIFFFYGFDWSSPSFDRGDLSYPVLLVMLYQLADKYAIPLLKKQSKNFFEKHIKVIWIGSDFLLAIAEAYQRTIKSDRALRGPIVKTCLEHLKVLKQKEDFKKILEEVDGFAADLVLEFGQLNGSFKLY comes from the exons ATGTCTGAAAGTGAGAAGAAAGTCCAGGTAGAAGCATCCTCTCAGGCAACCGGTGAGCAGTCTCCCAAAGCAAAGAAATTCAAGGCTGTTCATCGCCCGACTTCTGAGAGTAGCAGCTTCTGGGAGAAACATGACGGCAAGTTAGTTACTAGCCTCAAGAA GTATTTTGACTCGGGAGAGTATTCAGATATAAAGATCTGCTCAACGGAGAGGGAGTTCAAGGTCCACAAGTTGGTGGTTTGCGGACAGTCCGAGTACTTCGCGCGGGCTTTTAACGGGAACGGGAACTGGGTT gaaaaggaggaaaaggcCATTTATCTCAAGGAGGATCACCCTCGTGCTGTGCTCGCGATGATCTTTTTCTTTTACGGCTTTGACTGGTCCTCGCCCAGTTTCGACCGCGGCGACCTTTCCTACCCAGTACTTTTGGTAATGCTGTACCAGCTTGCAGACAAGTACGCCATTCCTTTATTGAAGAAGCAATCGAAAAACTTCTTCGAAAAACACATCAAGGTCATCTGGATTGGATCAGActttcttcttgccattgcTGAGGCATATCAACGTACTATCAAATCGGACCGAGCACTGCGAGGCCCCATCGTGAAGACCTGCCTTGAGCATCTCAAAGTTCTTAAACAAAAGGAGGATTTTAAAAAGATActtgaagaagtcgacgGCTTTGCAGCTGACCTTGTGCTAGAGTTTGGTCAACTCAATGGTTCATTCAAGCTATACTGA
- a CDS encoding uncharacterized protein (ID:PFLUO_001931-T1.cds;~source:funannotate), whose protein sequence is MMLRAVSWTCFLLGHVPLVVSNPSGLQEVFEVYQPVPFAPESNNDCDVQVLLMDHVFGASYGQPFVGNYTPPKCNFDTVRINFTVESRGRQYDRLALMYLGDYEVFRTSTAEPTSTGITWTYVKEMSQYNSLWQSPQKVIFDLGNEITDVYTGYYNATLTAHFSHTGNAKTADMILPISARKSASDSSSDFQLPTDNATVQYKIPAEASRAVVSISACGQSAEEFWWANVFSQDTWDFNSTIGELYGYSPFREVQLYIDGMLAGVVWPFPVIFTGGVAPGFWRPIVGIDAFDLRQPEIDISPFLPLVQDGQEHSFEIRVTGLNISADGTATFADTVGSYWVVTGNIFLYLDGTSSRVVHGHSPPTIEAPAPKFSVMRHLVQNQTGFNETLSYSVIAERTFKATSSQFSWSQKLSYSNHGYLNQQGLSQVNDQHTWGDNAISEVGEKGRSSRTSFEYPLLVNNTYALTANSMTIDAWMKRGLDIDADEGLGISTYTLTSGPVRLHTRQAGSAHYQSVDNQNSTSSGETIDEFEGTADGQAYKRSVRAINGTVVADTNPGNGASVSSHTPNVGALNGLGRDSVRSMLGRGPGRL, encoded by the exons ATGATGCTCCGGGCCGTTTCATGGACCTGTTTCCTTCTGGGACATGTTCCGCTCGTGGTTTCAAATCCATCAGGCTTGCAGGAAGTGTTCGAGGTGTATCAGCCGGTGCCATTCGCGCCCGAAAGCAACAATGACTGCGACGTGCAAGTTTTGCTCATGGACCATGTGTTTGGGGCAAGCTATGGCCAGCCGTTTGTCG GCAATTATACTCCGCCAAAGTGCAATTTCGACACCGTTCGCATTAACTTCACTGTTGAATCCCGAGGGAGACAGTATGATCGCCTCGCTCTGATGTATCTGGGCGATTACGAGGTCTTCCGAACTTCAACGGCGGAGCCAACAAGTACCGGAATTACCTGGACCTACGTCAAAGAAATGTCGCAGTACAATTCCCTCTGGCAGTCGCCCCAGAAGGTGATTTTTGACCTGGGTAATGAGATCACCGATGTGTATACCGGCTACTACAACGCCACCTTGACTGCTCATTTCTCTCATACCGGAAATGCAAAGACTGCGGACATGATCTTGCCCATTTCGGCCAGGAAGTCGGCATCCGATTCGTCGAGTGATTTTCAATTGCCCACTGACAACGCCACGGTCCAGTATAAGATCCCAGCCGAGGCATCGCGCGCTGTTGTATCCATCTCGGCATGCGGGCAATCCGCGGAAGAGTTCTGGTGGGCCAATGTTTTCTCCCAGGACACCTGGGACTTCAACAGTACCATTGGCGAGCTGTACGGATATTCCCCTTTCCGGGAAGTTCAGCTGTACATTGATGGGATGTTGGCTGGTGTGGTCTGGCCATTCCCCGTTATCTTCACTGGAGGCGTGGCCCCGGGATTCTGGCGACCGATTGTTGGCATTGATGCCTTTGACCTTCGGCAACCCGAAATTGACATCTCTCCGTTCCTGCCACTCGTTCAGGACGGCCAGGAGCATTCGTTTGAGATTAGAGTTACCGGGCTGAACATCAGCGCGGATGGCACGGCGACATTTGCTGACACCGTTGGATCGTATTGGGTCGTCACGGGTAATATCTTCTTGTACCTTGATGGGACTTCATCTCGCGTGGTTCATGGACACAGCCCTCCCACCATCGAAGCGCCAGCGCCAAAGTTCTCCGTCATGCGGCATCTTGTTCAGAACCAAACCGGATTCAACGAAACGTTGTCGTACTCGGTGATTGCAGAGCGCACGTTCAAGGCAACCTCATCCCAGTTCTCGTGGTCCCAGAAACTGTCGTATTCCAATCACGGATATCTCAATCAGCAAGGACTCAGCCAAGTCAACGACCAGCACACCTGGGGTGATAACGCCATCAGCGAGGTTGGAGAAAAGGGACGCTCGAGCAGGACCTCGTTCGAGTATCCCCTGCTGGTGAACAACACCTATGCTCTGACCGCGAACAGCATGACGATCGACGCCTGGATGAAGCGAGGACTGGACATCGACGCAGATGAGGGACTGGGCATATCCACGTACACCTTAACCTCGGGCCCGGTACGTCTTCACACCAGACAAGCAGGCTCGGCGCACTATCAATCGGTGGACAACCAGAACTCGACGTCGTCGGGTGAAACGATCGATGAGTTTGAGGGCACTGCGGATGGTCAGGCATATAAGCGGTCCGTACGGGCGATCAATGGGACTGTGGTGGCTGATACCAATCCTGGAAATGGGGCGTCAGTGTCTTCTCATACTCCAAATGTTGGGGCTCTCAATGGGTTGGGAAGAGACAGCGTGAGAAGTATGCTGGGCAGAGGACCAGGCAGACTGTAA